A region of the Paracoccus pantotrophus genome:
AACCAGGCGCATGATTCTCGGCATAGGCTCGGACCTTTGCAACATCGACCGCATCGCCGGGGTGCTGGAGCGCCACGGCGACCGCTTCCGCCGGCGGGTCTTTACCGAACGCGAACTGGCGCTCGCCGCGCGGCGCCGGCAGGAGGCGGCGACGCTGGCCAAGCGTTGGGCGGCCAAGGAGGCCTGCTCCAAGGCGCTGGGGACCGGGCTCGCCATGGGCATCAGCTGGAAGGACATGGCGGTCAGGAACCTGGCGACCGGCCAGCCGGCCATGGAACTGACCGGCTGGGCGGCCGAAAGGCTGGCGGCGATGACGCCGCCCGGCCACCGCGCGCAGGTGCATGTGACGCTGACCGACGATCATCCCTGGGCCCAGGCCTTCGTGGTGATCGAGGCGCTTCCAGATGGCGGCGGAGCCGGCACGGCTTGACTTTGCCGCCCGCCGCGTCCCATGAACGCGCGACTTGCCGATGAAGGGAATGGCATCAATGGCCGAAAGCGAAGCCCGCAAGGATGGCGGCATCTGGGAAACCGTCAAGACCATCTTCTGGGCGCTGGTGATCGCGGGCGTGTTCCGCACCCTGTTCTTCCAGCCGTTCTGGATTCCCTCGGGCAGCATGAAGGACACGCTGCTGATCGGCGATTTCCTGTTCGTGAACAAGATGGCCTATGGCTATTCGCAGGTCTCCTGCCCCTTCGCGCTCTGCCCGATCTCGGGCCGTATCCTCGGCTCGGAACCCGAGCGCGGCGATGTCGTGGTCTTCCGCCACCCGACGCGGGGCGACGATTTCATCAAGCGGGTGATCGGTCTGCCCGGCGACCGCATCCAGATGAGGGATGGCGTGCTGTGGATCAACGGGCAGGAGGTGCCGCAAGAGCCCGCCGGCACCTTCACCGAACCCTATGCCCCGCAGGGCCCGCAGCAAAGCCTGCCGAAATGCCGCAACGAGCCGGTGCCCGAGGGCGGCGCCTGCGAAAAGGACCGCCATACCGAGACGCTGCCGAACGGCGTCACCCATGATGTGCTGAACATCTTCGACAACGGGCCGGGCGACAATACGGCCGAGTTCACCGTGCCCGAGGGGAACTACTTCTTCCTGGGCGACAACCGCGACAATTCCGGCGACTCGCGCTGGCCGGCGGCGGTGGGCGGCGTCGGCATGGTGCCGGCGGAATACCTGATCGGGCGCGCCGACCGGATCATGTTCTCCTCGGCCGGCAAGTCGCTGCTGTATTTCTGGACCT
Encoded here:
- the lepB gene encoding signal peptidase I, with product MAESEARKDGGIWETVKTIFWALVIAGVFRTLFFQPFWIPSGSMKDTLLIGDFLFVNKMAYGYSQVSCPFALCPISGRILGSEPERGDVVVFRHPTRGDDFIKRVIGLPGDRIQMRDGVLWINGQEVPQEPAGTFTEPYAPQGPQQSLPKCRNEPVPEGGACEKDRHTETLPNGVTHDVLNIFDNGPGDNTAEFTVPEGNYFFLGDNRDNSGDSRWPAAVGGVGMVPAEYLIGRADRIMFSSAGKSLLYFWTWRPDRFLKAVD
- the acpS gene encoding holo-ACP synthase, whose amino-acid sequence is MILGIGSDLCNIDRIAGVLERHGDRFRRRVFTERELALAARRRQEAATLAKRWAAKEACSKALGTGLAMGISWKDMAVRNLATGQPAMELTGWAAERLAAMTPPGHRAQVHVTLTDDHPWAQAFVVIEALPDGGGAGTA